Sequence from the Corallococcus sp. EGB genome:
GGGTGTGGAGGTGGGGCAGGCGGCGGTGGTGGCCTTCCTCGTTCCGGTGCTGCGCATCCTCCAGCGCAGGCCCCGGCTGCACTCGAAGGTTGTGCGCCTGTCATCCCTCTGCCTCGCGGGGGTGGGCCTTTATTGGATGGTTGCTCGCGCGGTCGGTTGAATTGCCCCAAGAGCGTTCCTAGCTTGCGTCTCACGAGGGTGGGGGAGGGACGCAGATGGGAGCGAGGCATACCCGGCTGGCAGCCGCACTGGCCGCCGCGTGGGAAGCAGAGGTGGTGTCGGCCCGTCGCATGACGGGGCTGGCGGAGCGCATGAGTGACGCGCGGGTCCGGGCGCGCCTGATGGTGCTGGCCGCCTTCTGCCGTGCCCATGCCTCGCGGCTCCTGGCCCGTCTGGCGGCGCTGGGGCGCGGGCCGCTGCCGGTTCCCCCGGAGGAGATCGATCTGGATCCGGACACGGTGCTGGAGCTGCGCCGCGAGGGGGCCTTCGCCCGCGCATCGGCCGCGCGCTACGAGACCACCGCGGAGATGGCGCGCCAGCACGCGGACCTGTCCTCGGCCTGGGTGTGCGAGCTCAACCGGACCGAGGAGCAGGACCGCGCCCGGGAGCTGCTCGCCCTGGCGGAAGGCGCCCTGGCGGCCGTGCGGCGGGGCGAGTCCCAGGCCGTCGCGGCGCCCGCGGATCCCTGAATCCAGGGGATGGAGCCGGGCGCGGGAGTGCGCTCGGCCGGTGACAGTCCTGGCGACTTGGGCGTATGAATCCGCCCATGGCGAAGGAGAGCTACAACGACCTCATCTTCCAGCTCGGCGACAAGGCCCGGGACGTCCTCCCCGGCAAGCCGAACTGCCCCCGTTCCATGGAACGCGTCTACCGCGCCGAAGAGGTGCTGGAGGCGCGCCGGGACGAGCTGGCGGCGCTGGAAGCCGAAATGAATGACGAGGACCTGGCCTATCAGGACTTCCTGGCGCAGCACGAAGACGAGTGCGCCGCCCAGAAGGAGATCACCAGCCGGTTCCAGAAGGCCGTGACGGCGGTGGAAGGCAAGGTGAAGGGCATGCGCAAGACGCTCGACACCCGCCGCGCCGACCTGCGCTACGCCATCGCGGGCCTGAAGAAGCTGGAGCAGAAGCTCGCGGACCTGGAGATGACCACGCAGGATCCGGTGAAGCTGGACGTCGCCAAGCAGAACCTGAAGAAGAACCGCATCGCCCAGATGCGCCTGGCGCGCGAGGTGGAGGACTGGGAGGCCCAGCTGGCCACCGCCCTCACGCCCACCCCCGGGCAGCCCGGCGCGGCCGGCATCCTGGCGCACAAGCGCCTGATCGAACTGGAGGACGCCGCCGCGGAGCAGAAGCTCCAGCACGACGCCCGCATGGCGGAACTCGACCAGGCCATCGCCGCCAAGGAGGAGGAGATCAAGGGCGCGGAAGATTATCTGGATCAGGCCCTGTTCCTCCTCGGCGAAGAGGTGTATGCCCAGCGCATCGCGGACGGGCAGTTGAACCCCTTCTACCCGCGGTTGGATGTCGCGCAGTGAGGGGTACGCCCACCCTTGGTGCTTGACGTAGGGGACGTGTTTGCTATCTTGCGCCGCTTCCTGGCGGCCGCGGGACCGCGTGTAGGCCAGTTCATTGATTTCATTGGGCTTTCGGCGCCACGGGCGCTCGCTGTGAGGACGACGTGAAGGGTCTGATTGGCAAGAAGATCGGCATGACCCAGGTGTTCAACGACGAGGGCAACCTCGTTCCGGTGACGGTCATCGACGTCAACACCTGTCTGGTGGTCGGCAAGCGCACCCCGGAGAAGGATGAGTACTCCGCGGTGACCGTGGGCTTCGGCGAGGTTCGCGAGAAGGTCCTGAACAAGCCGCAGCTCGGCTTCTTCAAGAAGGCCAGCGCGTCCCCCCGCCGCCACCTGCGTGAGTTCCGCGTCACGGCCGAGGAGGCCGCCGGCTTCAACGTGGGCGACGCCATCAAGGCGGACATGTTCAACAAGGGCGAGCTGGTGGACGTCACCGGCGTGACCAAGGGCCGCGGCTTCTCCGGCGTCATGCGCCGCTGGAGCTTCAAGGGCTCGCAGACCAAGACGCACGGTACGCACGAGTATCAGCGTCACCCGGGCGCCATCGGTCAGCGTAAGACGCCGGGCCGCACCTACCCCAACAAGAAGATGCCGGGTCACTACGGCGTCGAGCGCGTCACCACGCAGAACCTGACCGTGGTGGACGTGGACGTGGAGAAGGGCCTGGTGCTCGTGAAGGGCGCGGTCCCCGGCCACAACGACGGCATCGTCATCGTGCGCCCCTCCATCAAGGTGGCCATGCGCGCGCAGCACAAGGCCGCGCGCTAGTTCGCGGTCGCTTCAGCGCCGGGGCGTTTCACGCAACGCCCCATTCGACGCCTCGCTTCGGGCACCTTCGGGTGGCCGGGCGGGGCGTTCGTCGTTTCCGGGCGTGAGGCGCATCTCCGCCTGGAAACGTTGAGTGCTGGTCGCCCTGGCGCCAAAGGGCGAAAACTTTACCGACTCCCGCTGGGATCCGCTTGCGGTGGATGGGCGCCGTGCTCACATCGCTGTCCCACGCCGGTGCCTCGCCGTCGCAGGAGACGGGACGCGACCGGATCACCCAACGGCCCACCCCCGGGCCGGGCAGGAGATATGAACGCACGCACGCTTCGCGTCTTCGCCGCGCTGAGCCTCTCGCTGACGGCGCTCGGCGCCGCCGCACAGGAAGACGGCGTCCTGGACACGGCGGTCGTCCGCAACCGGCTCTACAAGCCCGCGGGCCATCCGGAGCTGTCCCTGTCCGTGGGTCTGCCCGTGCAGACGCACCTGACGGCGCACTACTTCTTCGACGTCGGCCTGGCCTACAACCTGTTCGACACCTTCGCGCTGGAAGCACGCGCGGGCTACGCCGCCAGCCGCAACACGGGCCTGGCGCGCTCCATCTCCGAGTCCTTCCTGGACCGCGAGGACAAGCGCGTCACGGACGAGCTGGAGGACATGTGGCGGATGGGCCTGCACGGCGTCGTCGGCGCCAGGTGGGCGCCCATCTACGGGAAGATCAGCCTCGTCGCGGACATCCCGGTGCACTTCCAGACGTACCTCTGGGCGGGCGGCGGCCTCACCAACCTGAAGCGCCAGTCCGTCATCCAGTGCACCCGCGTGGTGGACCGGGCCGCGGGCGTCTGTGACAACCGCACGTCCGTGGATGACCGGGGCAGCGCCACGGAGAACTTCTGGGTGAAGGAGTCGCGCGTGGCGCCGGTGGTGTCCGCCGCGCTGGGCTTCCGCTTCTTCATCAACGAGCAGCACGGCGTGCGGCTGGAGCTGCGCGACTGGATCTTCAGGGACAGCTACCGCGTGAACCTGCTGCGCGACGACTGGGAGGCTGGCCGGCCCACCGGTGAGCCCGCCAGCAGCCCGGGCCTCACGCACCTGGTGCAGTTCGACCTCGGCTACACCTTCTCCTTCTGACCCATTCCTATGCGACCCTTCCGTTCCATCGCGCTCCTCGTTGCCGCGGTGCCTGCCCTCGCGTTCGCGCAAGGCGCCTCTCCGGCGCAGCCGCCGGCCGCTCCGGGGCCGGATGCGACCGCGCCGGCCTCACCTTCACCCACGGAACCGCCGGAGCGCCAGCGCACCCAGCGCGCAGCGCCCGTGGTGCCCCAGTCCCAGCCTGAAGCCGCGCCGGCCACACCGTCCGCGCCCGCCACCCCGGACGACGACGACACGGACGGCACGCCGTCCACCCCGTCCCCGGAGTCCACCGGTGCGCAGGCTCCGGCCGCCACCGCG
This genomic interval carries:
- the rplC gene encoding 50S ribosomal protein L3, with amino-acid sequence MKGLIGKKIGMTQVFNDEGNLVPVTVIDVNTCLVVGKRTPEKDEYSAVTVGFGEVREKVLNKPQLGFFKKASASPRRHLREFRVTAEEAAGFNVGDAIKADMFNKGELVDVTGVTKGRGFSGVMRRWSFKGSQTKTHGTHEYQRHPGAIGQRKTPGRTYPNKKMPGHYGVERVTTQNLTVVDVDVEKGLVLVKGAVPGHNDGIVIVRPSIKVAMRAQHKAAR
- a CDS encoding outer membrane beta-barrel domain-containing protein, producing the protein MNARTLRVFAALSLSLTALGAAAQEDGVLDTAVVRNRLYKPAGHPELSLSVGLPVQTHLTAHYFFDVGLAYNLFDTFALEARAGYAASRNTGLARSISESFLDREDKRVTDELEDMWRMGLHGVVGARWAPIYGKISLVADIPVHFQTYLWAGGGLTNLKRQSVIQCTRVVDRAAGVCDNRTSVDDRGSATENFWVKESRVAPVVSAALGFRFFINEQHGVRLELRDWIFRDSYRVNLLRDDWEAGRPTGEPASSPGLTHLVQFDLGYTFSF